A genome region from Trichosurus vulpecula isolate mTriVul1 chromosome 5, mTriVul1.pri, whole genome shotgun sequence includes the following:
- the CEP41 gene encoding centrosomal protein of 41 kDa has product MSSRGHIGDPEFLTKRIPQNPKYQHVKTRLDTGSSMTKYTQKLEEIKKNYRYKKDELFKRLKVTTFAQLVIQVASLSDQTLEVTAEEIQRLEDHNSALAIPNAEDKTNGKGSPTEKPPSPIQFISNVGAGELSRSTLQSVISGVGELDLDKESLKKTEPNSKDKPYPDCPFLLLDVRDRDSYNQCHIVGAYSYPIATLSRTMNPYSNDILEYKNAHGKIIILYDDDERLASQAATTMCERGFENLFMLSGGLKVLAQKFPEGLITGSLPPNCQQAPTPGSARKRSSPKVQTLYAENKWRFTPEDLRKIEYYLEEEQVPLETPGRVSRGNSSVRDLKVTGGNSSGRDAKVMSVRSSQSLSTGNTISNLNPRSLSSGYLQSKPWK; this is encoded by the exons GTAGCAGTATGACCAAATATACTCAGAAactagaagagattaaaaaaa ATTATAGATACAAAAAAGATGAGCTTTTCAAGAGACTGAAAGTTACAACTTTTGCCCAGTTG gTCATCCAAGTTGCTTCGCTGTCTGATCAAACACTAGAAGTAACAGCAGAAGAGATTCAAAGACTGGAAG ATCATAATTCTGCCCTTGCTATTCCTAATGCTGAAGACAAGACCAATGGGAAAGGCAGTCCCACTGAGAAGCCACCAAGCCCCATCCAGTTCATCAGCAATGTAGGAGCTGGGGAATTGAGTCGGTCGACACTACAGAG CGTCATCAGTGGTGTTGGAGAGCTGGACCTAGACAAAGAGTCACTGAAGAAAACGGAGCCCAACTCTAAAGATAAACCTTATCCCGATTGTCCCTTCCTGCTGCTAGATGTTCGAGATAGAGATTCTTACAATCAGTGCCATATTGTTGGAG CTTACAGTTATCCAATTGCCACCTTGTCTAGAACCATGAACCCTTATTCAAATGATATTCTTGAGTAT AAAAATGCCCACGGCAAGATTATCATCCTCTATGATGATGACGAGAGGCTGGCCAGCCAAGCAGCCACCACCATGTGTGAACGAGGATTTGAGAACCTGTTCATGCTTTCTGGAG GTCTGAAAGTCCTAGCCCAGAAATTCCCTGAGGGACTGATTACTGGGTCATTGCCACCGAACTGCCAGCAAGCGCCAACTCCTGGGTCAGCCCGAAAGCGATCCAGCCCCAAAGTGCAGACTCTGTATGCTGAGAACAAATGGAGATTTACCCCAGAAGATCTAAGAAAGATAGAATATTATCTGGAAGAAGAGCAAGTTCCCCTGGAAACCCCTG gCCGAGTGAGCCGTGGCAACTCTTCTGTGAGGGATCTCAAGGTCACAGGTGGTAATTCCTCTGGAAGGGATGCCAAGGTTATGAGTGTCCGCAGCAGTCAGAGCCTGTCTACTGGGAACACCATCAGCAACCTGAACCCCCGCTCGCTTAGCAGCGGCTACCTTCAGAGCAAACCCTGGAAGTAA